A region of Methyloversatilis discipulorum DNA encodes the following proteins:
- the dapF gene encoding diaminopimelate epimerase: protein MKLRFSKMHGLGNDFVVIDAIRQRVDLTPDQVRFLADRHFGVGCDQLLVVERAQQPGVDFRYRIFNADGGEVEQCGNGARCFVRFVREQGLTDKREIRVETKSGVITLTAADDINVTVNMGVPVFEPARIPFQSDSDAFVQPLDVAGRAVPITAVSMGNPHAVQVVADVDHAPVAQQGPLIESHPRFPARVNAGFMQVVDAHHIRLRVYERGAGETLACGTGACAAVVAGIVRNLLESPVRVSTRGGELNIAWAGEGQPVLMTGPAVTVFEADIHLE, encoded by the coding sequence ATGAAGCTCCGTTTTTCCAAGATGCACGGTCTGGGCAACGATTTCGTCGTGATCGACGCGATCCGCCAGCGCGTCGATCTGACCCCGGACCAGGTGCGTTTCCTGGCCGACCGCCATTTCGGCGTCGGCTGCGACCAGTTGCTGGTGGTCGAGCGCGCGCAGCAGCCGGGCGTCGATTTCCGCTACCGCATCTTCAACGCCGACGGCGGCGAGGTCGAACAGTGCGGCAACGGCGCGCGCTGTTTCGTGCGTTTCGTGCGCGAGCAGGGTTTGACCGACAAGCGCGAAATCCGCGTCGAAACGAAAAGTGGCGTGATCACGCTGACCGCCGCCGACGACATCAACGTGACGGTGAATATGGGCGTACCGGTGTTCGAGCCGGCGCGCATCCCCTTCCAGTCCGATTCCGACGCCTTCGTCCAGCCGCTGGACGTGGCCGGCCGCGCGGTGCCGATCACTGCGGTGTCGATGGGCAACCCGCACGCAGTGCAGGTGGTGGCCGACGTCGACCACGCGCCGGTGGCGCAGCAGGGTCCGCTGATCGAATCGCACCCGCGTTTTCCGGCGCGCGTGAACGCCGGCTTCATGCAGGTGGTCGATGCACACCACATCAGGCTGCGCGTGTACGAGCGCGGCGCTGGCGAAACGCTGGCCTGCGGCACCGGCGCCTGTGCCGCCGTGGTGGCCGGCATCGTCCGCAACCTGCTGGAAAGTCCGGTGCGCGTCAGCACGCGCGGCGGCGAACTGAACATCGCCTGGGCCGGCGAGGGCCAGCCTGTCCTGATGACCGGCCCCGCCGTCACCGTATTCGAAGCCGACATCCATCTGGAGTAG
- a CDS encoding DUF3857 domain-containing protein: MRTSTTAFQSLFGLLLILLGWGTDAGAADYRITPTPAWVTPISPGNRAQVPVGQISSGAYFLLGDFQTRSGPEGRTEFRHFATQALNDQGVDTIANIELLFDPSYQSLQVHALAVIRNGQRIDKLRRATIRVLQREKELEYRIYDGRKSAHIFLDDIRTGDIVEYAYSVHGSNPVFGAREFGSQSLQWAVPIERLHVRLLLPIDRDPRLTVRNSARQPLVRTTATHREYVWDESSLAPLALENDAPGWFDPYPALEWSEFADWNAVARWAVPLYRPPAQLGPSLRAKVLSIEIGARSQADKVLAALRLVQGDVRYLGVEIGSGSFVPSPPDRVYDRRFGDCKDKTLLLLSLLHHMGIDAQAALVNTVLTRGVSDMAPNPAAFNHVLVHVKVDGRSYWLDPTRAPQPGSLDAVHQPDFGLALLVSDTSRELLPMRRDPAAAIKRRIDARFDARDGFDQPARLTITTTSEGREAEEARNLLATTSPDALQKQYLNYYARYYPGVLVTQAMAVSDDTEHNRITVTEYYAIPDFWPLDEGGSRREATFYSPEMMDVLRLPSSTVRHSPVALASPLDVTLVTEALLPESWPITPETTRIEDAHFTLERHVAGSDRQLLLTDHFRSHADHVKTDAIPAYVANLERARNTLGYRLFHHLNPPSASLAERFNWMIALLAAMVTGALAWLAVRLYRYDPPPSDFTPIPALTGIRGWLLLPALSLLLLPFRLLLDFLPGIDAYSVFTWAHLTHPGGANYDPMWAPTLLFELVATLSLGTLALLTLVLFIKRRSSTPRFFIALVVGLVILQLIDQALVMALPLTEEAAETARNPAELIQAVLSLAIWGTYFVRSRRVKSTFTRTWRARPPEAEPSSPPPDIAQGQPAG; encoded by the coding sequence TTGCGCACGTCGACAACCGCATTCCAAAGCCTGTTCGGCCTGCTCCTCATACTGCTCGGCTGGGGTACGGATGCCGGGGCCGCCGACTACCGCATCACGCCGACGCCTGCCTGGGTAACACCGATATCGCCTGGAAATCGGGCGCAAGTTCCGGTCGGTCAGATCAGCAGCGGCGCCTATTTCCTGCTCGGCGACTTCCAGACACGCAGCGGCCCTGAAGGGCGGACGGAATTCCGCCACTTCGCCACGCAGGCGCTCAACGACCAGGGCGTCGATACGATCGCCAACATCGAACTGCTGTTCGACCCGTCCTACCAGTCGCTGCAGGTGCACGCGCTGGCAGTCATCCGCAACGGTCAGCGGATAGACAAGCTGCGCCGGGCGACCATCCGCGTTCTGCAGCGCGAGAAGGAACTGGAGTACCGCATCTACGACGGGCGCAAGAGCGCACACATCTTCCTCGACGACATCCGGACCGGCGACATCGTCGAGTACGCCTACAGCGTGCATGGCTCGAATCCGGTGTTCGGCGCGCGCGAGTTCGGCAGCCAGTCGCTGCAGTGGGCGGTGCCGATCGAGCGCCTCCACGTCAGGCTGCTGCTGCCGATCGATCGCGACCCGCGCCTGACCGTCCGCAACAGCGCAAGACAGCCGCTCGTCCGCACGACGGCCACCCATCGCGAATACGTGTGGGACGAGTCATCGCTGGCGCCGCTGGCGCTCGAGAACGATGCCCCGGGTTGGTTCGACCCCTACCCCGCACTCGAGTGGAGCGAGTTCGCCGACTGGAATGCCGTCGCGCGCTGGGCTGTCCCGCTTTACCGCCCGCCGGCGCAGCTCGGCCCCTCGCTGCGCGCCAAGGTGCTTTCCATCGAAATCGGTGCCCGCAGCCAGGCCGACAAGGTGCTCGCTGCACTCCGACTGGTGCAGGGCGACGTGCGCTACCTCGGCGTCGAGATCGGCAGCGGCTCCTTCGTGCCATCGCCGCCCGACCGCGTGTATGACCGACGCTTCGGCGACTGCAAGGACAAGACGCTGCTGCTGCTGAGCCTGTTGCACCACATGGGCATCGACGCCCAGGCGGCGCTGGTCAACACCGTGCTGACACGCGGGGTCAGCGACATGGCGCCGAATCCGGCGGCATTCAATCACGTGCTCGTGCATGTGAAGGTCGACGGGCGCAGCTACTGGCTGGACCCGACCCGCGCCCCGCAACCCGGCTCGCTCGACGCCGTGCACCAGCCGGACTTCGGCCTTGCGTTGCTGGTCAGCGATACCTCGCGCGAACTTCTACCGATGCGCCGCGACCCGGCGGCGGCAATCAAGCGACGCATCGACGCACGTTTCGACGCGCGCGACGGCTTCGATCAGCCGGCCCGACTGACCATCACGACGACCAGCGAGGGCCGCGAAGCTGAAGAGGCGCGCAATCTGCTCGCCACGACCAGTCCGGACGCGCTGCAGAAGCAGTACCTGAACTATTACGCGCGCTACTACCCCGGCGTACTCGTGACCCAGGCCATGGCGGTCAGCGACGACACCGAGCACAACCGCATCACGGTGACCGAGTACTACGCCATTCCCGATTTCTGGCCGCTGGACGAAGGCGGCAGTCGCCGCGAAGCCACTTTCTATTCGCCCGAAATGATGGATGTACTGCGGCTGCCTTCATCGACCGTGCGCCATTCGCCGGTGGCCCTGGCGTCGCCGCTGGACGTCACGCTGGTCACCGAAGCCCTGCTGCCGGAATCGTGGCCGATCACGCCCGAAACGACACGGATCGAGGATGCCCACTTCACGCTCGAACGCCATGTAGCGGGTAGCGACCGGCAACTGCTGCTGACCGATCATTTCCGGTCGCACGCCGATCACGTGAAGACGGACGCCATCCCGGCCTATGTCGCCAATCTGGAACGCGCGCGCAATACGCTGGGCTACCGCCTGTTTCACCACCTGAATCCGCCTTCTGCCTCACTTGCCGAGCGCTTCAACTGGATGATCGCGCTGCTGGCAGCGATGGTCACCGGTGCGCTGGCCTGGCTGGCAGTGCGTCTGTACCGCTACGACCCGCCACCTTCAGACTTCACGCCCATCCCGGCACTGACCGGCATCCGCGGATGGCTGCTGCTGCCAGCACTCAGCCTCCTCCTGCTGCCATTCCGGCTGCTTCTCGACTTCCTGCCGGGCATCGATGCGTACTCGGTTTTCACGTGGGCCCATCTGACGCATCCCGGCGGCGCCAACTACGATCCGATGTGGGCGCCCACACTGCTTTTCGAACTGGTGGCCACCCTGAGCCTCGGCACGCTGGCCCTGCTGACGCTGGTGCTCTTCATCAAGCGCCGCAGCAGCACACCCCGCTTCTTCATCGCGCTTGTAGTGGGCCTCGTGATATTGCAATTGATCGACCAAGCGCTCGTGATGGCGCTCCCACTGACAGAGGAAGCCGCCGAAACGGCACGCAATCCGGCCGAATTGATCCAGGCAGTGCTGTCCCTGGCGATCTGGGGCACTTATTTCGTGCGTTCGCGGCGCGTCAAGTCGACATTCACCCGCACCTGGCGCGCGCGTCCGCCGGAAGCGGAACCTTCCTCGCCACCTCCCGACATCGCGCAAGGGCAGCCTGCCGGTTGA
- a CDS encoding lysophospholipid acyltransferase family protein — translation MSDLASRVAMGAFRLLSHLPLRTLQAIGAVAGRLIHARSARFRREFDRNLTSAIPGADAALIREAAAHSGRAMLELPWIWMRPRPAVVAGVVEVSGWEHVERLHASGRGVVLLTPHMGAFEIAARLIGSRIPITVLYRAPRQDWLRPLMEQGRDGDGVSLAAADGSGVRRLLRTIKDGGLVGILPDQVPANGEGMWADFFGRPAYTMTLAARLTAMAAGTIMVFAERLPAGRGFHLHFIEPGVPVEGDTAQRVEAINRNVEALVRRYPQQYIWGYKRYKCPPGVQRPAPVE, via the coding sequence ATGTCAGACCTCGCGAGCCGGGTGGCCATGGGGGCCTTCCGGTTGCTTTCCCACCTTCCGCTGCGCACGCTGCAGGCGATCGGCGCCGTCGCCGGGCGTCTGATTCATGCGCGCTCCGCCCGGTTCCGGCGCGAGTTCGACCGCAATCTGACGTCGGCCATACCCGGTGCCGACGCCGCGCTGATCCGCGAGGCGGCCGCCCATTCCGGCCGTGCCATGCTCGAACTGCCGTGGATCTGGATGCGGCCGCGGCCGGCCGTGGTGGCCGGCGTGGTCGAGGTCAGCGGCTGGGAACACGTCGAGCGCCTGCACGCCAGCGGCCGCGGCGTGGTGCTGCTGACGCCGCACATGGGCGCCTTCGAGATCGCCGCCCGGCTGATCGGTTCGCGCATTCCGATCACCGTGCTCTACCGCGCACCGCGCCAGGACTGGCTGCGCCCGCTGATGGAACAGGGGCGCGACGGCGACGGCGTGTCGCTGGCGGCGGCCGACGGATCGGGCGTGCGCCGGCTGCTGCGCACGATCAAGGACGGCGGGCTGGTTGGCATCCTGCCCGACCAGGTGCCGGCCAACGGCGAAGGCATGTGGGCGGATTTCTTCGGCCGCCCTGCCTACACGATGACGCTGGCCGCCCGGCTCACCGCGATGGCGGCCGGCACCATCATGGTGTTCGCCGAGCGCCTGCCGGCCGGGCGCGGTTTCCACCTGCATTTCATCGAACCCGGCGTGCCGGTCGAGGGCGACACGGCGCAGCGGGTCGAGGCGATCAACCGCAATGTCGAGGCGCTGGTGCGGCGATATCCGCAGCAGTACATATGGGGCTACAAGCGCTACAAGTGTCCGCCCGGTGTGCAGCGGCCCGCCCCTGTAGAATGA
- a CDS encoding CoA-binding protein, whose protein sequence is MTTMFTNPAPQAIADLLRRVRTVAVVGLSPNASRPSHRVARGMQRFGWRIVPVRPAVTEVLGEPAYASLADIPEDLRRQIDLVDLFIAADRVGTFVDQAIALGLPAVWLQDGVIDEAAALRAQAAGLTVVMDRCVWRDYSSMVTE, encoded by the coding sequence ATGACGACCATGTTTACGAATCCTGCGCCGCAGGCCATCGCAGACCTGTTGCGCCGCGTGCGCACGGTGGCCGTGGTCGGCCTGTCGCCTAACGCATCCCGTCCCAGTCATCGCGTCGCCCGCGGCATGCAGCGTTTCGGCTGGCGCATCGTGCCGGTGCGACCGGCAGTCACCGAAGTGTTGGGCGAGCCGGCCTATGCCTCGCTGGCCGACATTCCCGAAGACCTGCGCCGGCAGATCGATCTGGTCGACCTCTTCATCGCCGCCGACCGCGTCGGTACGTTCGTCGACCAGGCAATCGCGCTCGGCCTGCCCGCAGTGTGGCTGCAGGACGGCGTGATCGACGAGGCGGCGGCGCTGCGCGCGCAGGCGGCTGGCCTGACCGTCGTGATGGACCGCTGCGTCTGGCGCGACTACAGCTCGATGGTGACTGAATGA
- a CDS encoding TRAP transporter substrate-binding protein produces the protein MTDRRSFLKAAPLAALAGAPTVVGAQPAIRWRLASSFPKALDALYAAAEQVAQQVSAATGGRFQIQVFAANELVPPFGVLDAVREGTVECGHSASYYYIGKDPTFAFDCAMPFGLNSRQQAAWLVDGGGMALMRELFAGYNVVNFPCGNTGAQMGGWFRREIRSVADLKGLKMRIGGYAGQVVSRLGVVPQQIPGADVYPALEKGAIDAAEWVGPYDDLKLGFYKVAPYYYYPGWAEAGPQLTIYVNRQAYDALPAEYRQILESACAAAHIGMQARYDARNPAAMKKLIEGGAQLRMFSRDILLALQKEAFALYRETAAANPNFRKVFEPWNRFRSEQHLWTRIAENSVDAFVGRHPVE, from the coding sequence GTGACCGACCGGCGCAGCTTCCTGAAAGCGGCGCCACTCGCCGCGCTTGCCGGCGCACCGACGGTCGTCGGCGCCCAGCCGGCCATCCGCTGGCGGCTGGCGTCCAGCTTCCCGAAGGCGCTGGACGCGCTGTATGCCGCCGCCGAGCAGGTGGCGCAGCAGGTCAGCGCCGCCACCGGCGGCCGCTTCCAGATCCAGGTGTTCGCCGCCAACGAACTGGTGCCGCCCTTCGGTGTGCTCGACGCGGTGCGCGAGGGCACGGTGGAGTGCGGCCACTCGGCGTCCTACTACTACATCGGCAAGGACCCGACCTTCGCCTTCGACTGCGCCATGCCCTTCGGCCTGAACAGCCGGCAGCAGGCGGCCTGGCTGGTCGATGGCGGCGGCATGGCACTGATGCGCGAGCTGTTCGCCGGCTACAACGTCGTCAATTTCCCCTGCGGCAACACCGGTGCCCAGATGGGCGGCTGGTTCCGCCGCGAAATCCGCAGCGTGGCCGACCTCAAGGGCCTGAAGATGCGCATCGGCGGCTACGCCGGTCAGGTGGTGTCACGGCTGGGCGTGGTGCCGCAGCAGATTCCGGGCGCCGACGTCTATCCGGCGCTGGAAAAGGGGGCGATCGACGCCGCCGAGTGGGTCGGGCCGTACGACGATCTGAAGCTCGGCTTCTACAAGGTCGCGCCCTATTACTACTACCCGGGCTGGGCCGAAGCCGGCCCGCAGCTGACCATCTACGTCAATCGGCAGGCGTATGACGCCTTGCCGGCCGAGTACCGGCAGATCCTCGAATCCGCTTGCGCGGCGGCCCACATCGGCATGCAGGCGCGCTACGACGCGCGCAATCCGGCGGCGATGAAGAAGCTGATCGAGGGCGGCGCCCAGCTGCGCATGTTCTCGCGCGACATCCTGCTCGCGCTGCAGAAGGAGGCGTTCGCGCTGTACCGCGAAACCGCCGCCGCCAATCCGAACTTCCGCAAGGTGTTTGAACCGTGGAATCGCTTCCGCTCGGAGCAGCACCTGTGGACCCGCATCGCCGAGAACTCGGTGGATGCCTTCGTCGGCAGGCATCCGGTGGAGTGA
- the metK gene encoding methionine adenosyltransferase — protein MSEYFFTSESVSEGHPDKVSDQISDAILDAILAQDPTARVAAETLCNTGLVVLAGEITTTANVDYIHVARDTIKRIGYDNTEYGIDYKGCAVLVAYDKQSPDIAQGVDRASDDYLNQGAGDQGLMFGYACDETPVLMPLALHLSHRLVERQAHLRKDGRLPWLRPDAKGQVTIRYVDGKPERIDTVVLSTQHAPDMSLEAIREAVIEDIIKPVLPPELVKGEIKYLVNPTGRFVIGGPQGDCGLTGRKIIVDTYGGAAPHGGGAFSGKDPSKVDRSAAYAGRYVAKNIVAAGLASKCQVQVSYAIGVAQPTSVMVETFGTGKVSNEKLTELVKRHFDLRPKGIVQMLDLLRPIYQKTAAYGHFGRDEPEFSWEAIDKAAALRADAGL, from the coding sequence ATGTCAGAGTATTTCTTCACGTCTGAGTCAGTGTCCGAAGGTCACCCGGACAAGGTGTCCGACCAGATTTCCGACGCCATCCTCGACGCCATCCTGGCGCAGGACCCGACCGCCCGCGTCGCCGCCGAAACGCTGTGCAATACCGGCCTCGTCGTGCTTGCGGGCGAGATCACCACGACCGCCAACGTCGATTACATCCACGTCGCGCGCGACACCATCAAGCGCATTGGCTATGACAACACCGAGTACGGCATCGACTACAAGGGCTGCGCGGTGCTGGTGGCCTACGACAAGCAGAGCCCGGACATCGCCCAGGGCGTGGACCGCGCCAGCGACGATTACCTGAACCAGGGCGCCGGCGACCAGGGCCTGATGTTCGGCTACGCCTGCGACGAAACGCCGGTGCTGATGCCGCTGGCGCTGCACCTGTCGCACCGCCTGGTCGAGCGCCAGGCCCACCTGCGCAAGGACGGCCGCCTGCCCTGGCTGCGCCCGGACGCCAAGGGCCAGGTCACCATCCGCTACGTCGACGGCAAGCCGGAGCGCATCGACACCGTGGTGCTGTCCACCCAGCACGCGCCGGACATGTCGCTCGAAGCCATCCGCGAAGCGGTGATCGAGGACATCATCAAGCCGGTACTGCCGCCGGAACTGGTCAAGGGCGAAATCAAGTATCTGGTGAACCCGACCGGCCGCTTCGTCATCGGCGGCCCGCAGGGCGACTGCGGCCTGACCGGCCGCAAGATCATCGTCGACACCTACGGCGGTGCCGCACCGCACGGCGGCGGCGCCTTCTCCGGCAAGGATCCGTCCAAGGTGGACCGCTCGGCCGCCTACGCCGGCCGCTACGTGGCGAAGAACATCGTCGCCGCCGGCCTCGCGTCGAAGTGCCAGGTGCAGGTGAGCTACGCCATCGGCGTCGCCCAGCCGACCTCGGTCATGGTCGAAACCTTCGGCACCGGCAAGGTTTCGAACGAGAAGCTGACCGAACTGGTGAAGCGCCACTTCGATCTGCGGCCGAAGGGCATCGTGCAGATGCTCGACCTGCTGCGCCCGATCTACCAGAAGACCGCCGCCTACGGCCATTTCGGCCGCGACGAGCCGGAATTCAGCTGGGAAGCGATCGACAAGGCAGCGGCATTGCGGGCTGACGCGGGCCTCTGA